GCACCGCTATCGAAGTAATCCAGGACCACGTCTGCATAGCCGAGCGTGCCGGCATTGGCTTGCACGCTGAAAGCTGCGGAGGCCATCGCCAGGGCTGTAATGACAAACTTGCGCATTGCTGACATTCGATTTCCTATAAATTGAATTGTTGGAAAAACAATTGCAAGCAGAGATCGTGCCAAGCTATTAAATGCTTGTTTTAATTAGCTATGGATAAATAGCATGATAAAAGTTGTAAGAAAAACCGACGGTAATGGTGGCGTCACAAATTTTAATAAGCCAAACAGCAACGATCCCCGCGCCAGTTTTCGGCAGTCCTTAGCGCGATTACTGCTTAGCTTATGACAAAAAGATGAATTACCAACTGCGAAATGGTTCGTTTCTGTTCGCAAGGGGGCCTGCTACGCTGTTTTGTGGCTGAGCGCTGTGCCCGGCCGCAGACAGCCGGAGCAAGAATTGACGAAGCATGCATCGACCAAGCAGATTCGCCTGAACGCGTTCAACATGAATTGCGTGGGGCACATCCACCACGGCCTGTGGAAACACCCGCGCGACAATTCCGTCGATTACCGCAAGCCCGAATACTGGATCGAGCTGGGCAAGCTGCTTGAAAAAGGGCTGTTCGATGCCGTGTTCCTGGCCGATATCGTCGGCGTCTACGACGTGCTGGGCGACGGCATCGACGTGACGGCGCGCGAGGCGGTGCAGTTGCCCGTCAACGATCCCGGCTATGTCGTACCGCTGATGGCGCAGGCCACGAAACATATCGGCTTCGGCGTCACGGCGAACCTCACCTACGAACATCCGTACCTGTTCGCACGCCGCTTCGCCACGCTGGACCACCTGACGAACGGCCGCATCGGCTGGAACATCGTCACCGGCTACCTCGACAGCGCGGCGCGCGGCGTGGGCCTGAAGCAGCAGATCGACCACGACGACCGCTACGACCGCGGCGACGACTTCATGGACGCGTTCTACAAGCTTCTCGAAGGCAGCTGGGAAGACGATGCCGTCGTCAACGACCGCGAGCGAGGTATCTATGCCGATCCGGCGAAGATCCATCGCGTCAGCCACGACGGTCCGTTCTACAGGATCGACAACGTCTACAACCTCACCGAGCCGTCGCCGCAGCGCACGCCGGTGCTGTACCAGGCCGGCGCCTCGAAGCGCGGCAACCAGTTCGCGGGCCGTCACGCCGAGTGCGTGTTCACCGGCGGCCCGGACCGGCCGACGCTGGCCAGGATCGTGTCCACGATCCGCGGCCAGGCCGTGGAAGCGGGCCGCGGGCGCGACGATGTCAAGATCCTGTCGGGCCTCACCGTGGTCGTCGACACCAACGAAAAGGCGGCCCGCGAGAAATTCGAGGAATACCGTGCCTATTCCAGTCCCGAAGGCGCGCTGGCGCACATGGTCAGCGGTACCGGCGTGGACCTGGACCGGTTCGGGCTGGACGAGGAAATCACCGACGAAACACTCGAAGCGCTGTATCCCGGCCGCCTGAAACGGGTAGGCGAAGCGCGCGCGGGCAGCTTCGCCGCAGGCACCACGCGCCGCAAACTGCTCGAAGCGCGCCGCTTCGGCTCGCAGCAGGCCCCGCTGGTCGGCACGCCGTCGCAGGTGGCCGATGAAATCGAAAGGATCGTCGCCGAGACGGATCTCGACGGCTTCAACCTGACCCGCACCGTGGCGCCGGAAAGCTACCGCGATTTCATCGAACTGGTGATCCCCGAACTGCAGGAGCGCGGCCTGTACAAGACGGCCTACGAGGAAGGCACATTGCGCGAAAAGCTGTTCGGCGCCGGCCGCGCGCGACTGCCCGACAACCACCACGCCGCGAGCTTCCGCACATGGAAATGAACGCACCCTGGCGCGGCGCCGGCGAATCCGACGCCGGCGCG
Above is a window of Pseudoduganella dura DNA encoding:
- a CDS encoding LLM class flavin-dependent oxidoreductase, with the protein product MTKHASTKQIRLNAFNMNCVGHIHHGLWKHPRDNSVDYRKPEYWIELGKLLEKGLFDAVFLADIVGVYDVLGDGIDVTAREAVQLPVNDPGYVVPLMAQATKHIGFGVTANLTYEHPYLFARRFATLDHLTNGRIGWNIVTGYLDSAARGVGLKQQIDHDDRYDRGDDFMDAFYKLLEGSWEDDAVVNDRERGIYADPAKIHRVSHDGPFYRIDNVYNLTEPSPQRTPVLYQAGASKRGNQFAGRHAECVFTGGPDRPTLARIVSTIRGQAVEAGRGRDDVKILSGLTVVVDTNEKAAREKFEEYRAYSSPEGALAHMVSGTGVDLDRFGLDEEITDETLEALYPGRLKRVGEARAGSFAAGTTRRKLLEARRFGSQQAPLVGTPSQVADEIERIVAETDLDGFNLTRTVAPESYRDFIELVIPELQERGLYKTAYEEGTLREKLFGAGRARLPDNHHAASFRTWK